The Piliocolobus tephrosceles isolate RC106 chromosome 2, ASM277652v3, whole genome shotgun sequence genome window below encodes:
- the CCR4 gene encoding C-C chemokine receptor type 4, whose product MNPTDIADTTLDESIYSNYYLYENIPKPCTKEGIKAFGELFLPPLYSLVFVFGLLGNSVVVLVLFKYKRLRSMTDVYLLNLAISDLLFVFSLPFWGYYAADQWVFGLGLCKMISWIYLVGFYSGIFFVMLMSIDRYLAIVHAVFSLRARTLTYGVITSLATWSVAVFASLPGFLFSTCYTEHNHTYCKTKYSLNSTTWKVLSSLEINILGLVIPFGIMLFCYSMIIRTLQHCKNEKKNKAVKMIFAVVVLFLGFWTPYNIVLFLETLVELEVLQDCTFERYLDYAIQATETLAFVHCCLNPIIYFFLGEKFRKYILQLFKTCRGLFMLCQYCGFLQIYSADTPSSSYTQSTMDHDLHDAL is encoded by the coding sequence ATGAACCCCACGGATATAGCAGACACCACCCTTGATGAAAGCATATACAGCAATTACTATCTGTATGAAAATATCCCCAAGCCTTGCACCAAAGAAGGCATCAAGGCATTTGGGGAGCTCTTCCTGCCCCCGCTGTACTCCTTGGTTTTTGTATTTGGTCTGCTTGGAAATTCTGTGGTGGTTCTGGTCCTGTTCAAATACAAGCGGCTCAGGTCCATGACTGACGTGTACCTGCTCAACCTTGCCATCTCGGATCTGCTCTTCGTGTTTTCCCTCCCGTTTTGGGGCTACTATGCCGCAGACCAGTGGGTTTTTGGGCTAGGTCTGTGCAAGATGATTTCCTGGATTTACCTGGTGGGCTTTTACAGCGGCATATTCTTCGTCATGCTTATGAGCATTGATAGATACCTGGCAATTGTGCATGCGGTGTTTTCCTTGAGGGCAAGGACCTTGACTTATGGGGTCATCACCAGTTTAGCTACGTGGTCAGTGGCTGTGTTCGCCTCCCTTCCTGGCTTTCTGTTCAGCACTTGTTATACTGAGCACAACCATACCTACTGCAAAACCAAGTACTCTCTCAACTCCACGACGTGGAAGGTTCTCAGCTCCCTGGAAATCAACATTCTCGGATTGGTGATCCCCTTCGGGATCATGCTGTTTTGCTACTCCATGATCATCAGAACCTTGCAGCATTGTAAAAACGAGAAGAAGAACAAGGCGGTGAAGATGATCTTTGCCGTGGTGGTCCTCTTCCTTGGGTTCTGGACACCTTACAACATAGTGCTCTTCCTAGAGACCTTGGTGGAGCTAGAAGTCCTTCAGGACTGCACTTTTGAAAGATACTTGGACTATGCCATCCAGGCCACAGAAACTCTGGCTTTTGTTCACTGCTGCCTTAATCCCATCATCTACTTTTTTCTGGGGGAGAAATTTCGCAAGTACATCCTACAGCTCTTCAAAACCTGCAGGGGCCTTTTTATGCTCTGCCAATACTGTGGATTCCTCCAAATTTATTCTGCTGACACCCCCAGCTCATCTTACACGCAGTCCACCATGGATCATGATCTCCATGATGCtctgtag